The genomic region CTGCTCAGAGGCATGCTCGAAAAAAACAGGCTTCTAGATATAGTAAGAAACTTCATTGTTTTTGAAAAAGATAAAGAAACAAAAAAGAAACTAGCAGCGTATCATCAATATTGGGCGACAAATAAAGCACTCGAATCAACTTTGCAGGCAAAAAGGACAAACAGAAAAGCGGGCATTGTCTGGCATACCCAGGGTTCTGGAAAAAGTTTAACAATGATTTTTTACGCTGGAAAAATTATTAGAGAACTGGATAATCCTACGATTGTTGTTCTCACAGACAGAAATGATCTTGATGACCAGCTATTTGGAACTTTTAGCAAGTGTCAAGATATATTAAGACAAAAACCAGTTCAGGCAAACACAAGAAAAGAACTGATGGAGTTGCTTAAAGTTTCTTCTGGCGGAGTTGTCTTTACAACAATTCAAAAATTCTTTCCTGAAGAGGATAGAGAAAAATACCCGGTACTATCAGAGCGAGATAATATTATTGTAATAGCTGATGAAGCTCATAGAAGCCAGTATGGATTTCCTGCAAAAATATTAAAAAAAGAGGATAAAGCACTTATAACATATGGTTATGCAAAGTATTTGAGAGACGCTTTACCAAATGCTTCATTCATCGGCTTTACTGGAACCCCGATAGAAAAAGCAGATAGATCAACGCCAGCGGTTTTTGGAAAATATGTTGATGTTTATGATATAGAACAAGCAGTAAACGATGGTGCAACTGTAAGAATATTTTATGAAAGTAGATTAGCAAAGCTTGAGTTAAAACCAGAAGAAAGACCAAAAATAGACCCGGAATTTGAGGAGGTAACAGAAGGCGAAGAAGTAGAACATAAAGAAAAGCTAAAAAGCAAATGGGCAAGATTGGAAAAGATTGCTGGCGCTCCAAAAAGAATAAAAAGAATTGCAAAAGATATCGTGAATCATTTTGAGCAAAGGCTTTCTATCCTTAATGGAAAAGGAATGATTGTTTGTATGTCAAGAAGAATATGCATTGACCTTTATAATGAGATAATAAAACTAAGGCCAGAGTGGCACAATGAAGATGATGATAAAGGATTTATCAAAGTCGTAATAACAGGCTCTGCATCTGATCCAAAAGAATGGCAGCAGCATATAAGAAACAAAGTCAGAAGAAAGAAAATAGGTGATAACTTCAAGGATCCGAAACATGAAACTAAATTGCTTATTGTAAGAGATATGTTCTTGACAGGTTTTGATGCACCAAGTTTACATACAATGTATCTTGACAAACCGATAAAAGGACATACTTTGATGCAGGCGATAGCAAGAGTGAACAGGGTTTATCCTGGAAAAGAAGGCGGTTTAGTTGTCGACTATATAGGCGTTGGTGCTGAATTGAAAAAAGCCCTGATGGAATACACAGAAAGTGGGGGTAAAGGAAAACCAACGCTTGACCAAGAGCAAGCCATCAGATTAATGTTAGAGAAATATGAGATTGTAAAAGATATGTTTTATGGATTTAATTATAGAAAATTCTTTGAGCTTTCGCCAAAAGAAAGATTAACTTTCATGCCCAATGCAATAGAACACATACTAAAAGAAAAAGGGAAAAAGGAAAGATTTGAAAAAGAAGCCACTGCTCTTGTTAAAGCATTCTCTTTGGCAGTTCCTCATGAAAAAGCCATGAAGATTAAGGAAGAAGTTGGCTTTTTCCAAGCATTAAAATCAACAATATCAAAAACAATCGAAACCAAAAAAGATGTAAAGGAACAATACGAAACAGCAATCAAACAGATTATCTCAAAAGCAGTAATCTCTGATAGAATTATAGATATATTTGAGGCTGCTGGAATTCAAAAACCAGAACTTTCTATTCTATCAGAGGGCTTTTTAGCCGACGTAAAAGAGATGCCTCAGAAAAACTTGGCGTTTGAAGCTCTAAAAAAATTATTGAACGATGAGATTAAGATAATTTCAAAAAGAAATCTTGTTCAAGGTAAATCTTTCATGGAGATGCTAGACAGAACAATAAAAAAATATACAAATAGGGCTGTAGAGGCTGCGCAAGTTATAGAAGAATTAATAGAGTTAGCAAGAAAAGTTAGAGAAGAAAAAAACAGGGGAAAAGAGCTTGGAATGAGCGAAGATGAACTTGCATTTTATGATGCACTTGAAGTCAATGATAGCGCAGTTAAAATACTTGGCGATGAGACTTTACGAAAAATAGCGCTCGAACTAACACAAATGATAAGAAAAAGCGTTACAATAGACTGGACACAAAGAGAGAGCGTTCAAGCAGAGTTGCGCCTCAAAGTAAAGAAAATACTAAGAAAATATGGCTATCCACCTGATAAAGAGAAAAAGGCAACAGAAACAGTTTTAAAACAGGCGGAGTTAGTTGCCGGAAATTTACTTGCTCTTTGAATATGCACAAAAAATAGATGCTTGGATCAAGTCTGTTGACAGAGGATTTTATGATGTTCCTTATACTTATAGAGTTGGTAGTCCAAGCTCACTTGCTCGTGGTGGAGGCCATCAGAAATGGGCAAAATTCAATCCAGACTTCTTTATCAGGATAGGAAAGGATATTCTAGTTGTAGAGATAAAATCTGACGAAGATATCACTGAAGAAAATAAAGCCAAATTGAAATATGCCAGAATACACTTCGAAGAGTTGAATAAAAAGCAGAAGAAATTCAAATATTATTTTAAGTTCTTTTCTCCACAAGATTTTCCACAGTTTTTTGAAGCTATAAAATCTGGAAATTACGCGAAATACACTAGTAATCTTGAAGCTGAATTAAAGGGTTAGCTCATTGCATAAACCAAGAAAACTGCTCATCACCCGCATTCGACTTAAGAATCATCACCCGTTATTGCGACAGAGAGAATAAAGGTGAACTGTAAAGTTAGCGACACCTATTTTGATGCAAAAAAGCCAATCGGGCACCGACAACTTTAAAAACTTCGGGTTCCTAATTCATTTTATGAAGATTATGAAGGCTTTTGACAAGAAGGTAGGCAACACAGAATACTATAAGTATAGAATTAATTTGCCAAAAAAGATAGTAGAGGATTCTAATTTATTGGGAAAAGAAGTTAAGGTAAGACTAGTAAAGGACAAAATAATTATCGAGAAAGAGTAAATATTTTCTACTCAGTTAGGATTTTCTTGTTCTAAATCGACTACTAATTACCAAACCCGTTTATCTATTCGGGCACCGAAAGATTTATATACTTCGGGTACCGAATATATAGTATGCTTAGCAAGATAAAATGCATACATTGTGGAAGTGCAAACAACTGCAAGAAAGGCCGACGCAAAACCTTGTATCGAGGAAAAATACAGAAATTTTACTGCAAGGATTGCAAGAGATTTTTCACTCAAGATGACGGCTTTTATCGAATGAGAAACAAGCCCGAGATTATAACAATGTCAATTGATATGTATGTCTCTAACCTGTCGAGCAGAAAAATGAGAAACCAATTGAAAAGGCATTTTGATCACAAGATAAGCCATGTTTCTATTTTGGATTGGGTTAGAAGATACACATTAAAAGTTCAAAAATTCATAGAGAAGCAGAGCTATAATTTAGGTGACAGGTTTTATGCTGATGAGACAACGATTGATTGTGAATGTAGGAAAGACAGGTTTTGGTGTTGTCTTGATTGGGGTACAAGATTAATTACTGGAGTGCATTATAGCTTAGCTGCTAATCCTGTTGAAGCGCAGGAATTTCTAAAGAAAGCAATAGCGAAGGGAAAGCCAAAGTACATTCAAACAGATGCTGGAATGTTCTATCCAAGAGCATTTAGGAAAATGTTTTATTCTAATAAATTTGGTGGCTTAGTTGTAGAGCACAGAATACAAAACTATCAGGAAACAAGAATTCATAATTATAGAATTGAAACTGTATTTATGAAAATCAAAGATAGGGTTCTTGACTTCAGGGGGTTGAAGGCTCTTTGGTCTGCTCCAATCTTATTGAATGCGGTAGTTATCCAGCATAATTTTATTGAAAACCATTGCACGACTAATGAAGTTCCTTGCGAAACGGCGGGAGTTAAATTAGGATTGGGGGAAAATAGGTGGCTGGATTTGATAAGATTGAGTAGTAGTTAGGTGATATATATTACACGCTTTCTGTGCGTGCTATCTTAAGCACTCTTCCCCACCAGAGAAGCTCGT from Candidatus Anstonellales archaeon harbors:
- a CDS encoding type I restriction endonuclease subunit R — protein: LLRGMLEKNRLLDIVRNFIVFEKDKETKKKLAAYHQYWATNKALESTLQAKRTNRKAGIVWHTQGSGKSLTMIFYAGKIIRELDNPTIVVLTDRNDLDDQLFGTFSKCQDILRQKPVQANTRKELMELLKVSSGGVVFTTIQKFFPEEDREKYPVLSERDNIIVIADEAHRSQYGFPAKILKKEDKALITYGYAKYLRDALPNASFIGFTGTPIEKADRSTPAVFGKYVDVYDIEQAVNDGATVRIFYESRLAKLELKPEERPKIDPEFEEVTEGEEVEHKEKLKSKWARLEKIAGAPKRIKRIAKDIVNHFEQRLSILNGKGMIVCMSRRICIDLYNEIIKLRPEWHNEDDDKGFIKVVITGSASDPKEWQQHIRNKVRRKKIGDNFKDPKHETKLLIVRDMFLTGFDAPSLHTMYLDKPIKGHTLMQAIARVNRVYPGKEGGLVVDYIGVGAELKKALMEYTESGGKGKPTLDQEQAIRLMLEKYEIVKDMFYGFNYRKFFELSPKERLTFMPNAIEHILKEKGKKERFEKEATALVKAFSLAVPHEKAMKIKEEVGFFQALKSTISKTIETKKDVKEQYETAIKQIISKAVISDRIIDIFEAAGIQKPELSILSEGFLADVKEMPQKNLAFEALKKLLNDEIKIISKRNLVQGKSFMEMLDRTIKKYTNRAVEAAQVIEELIELARKVREEKNRGKELGMSEDELAFYDALEVNDSAVKILGDETLRKIALELTQMIRKSVTIDWTQRESVQAELRLKVKKILRKYGYPPDKEKKATETVLKQAELVAGNLLAL
- a CDS encoding DDE-type integrase/transposase/recombinase codes for the protein MLSKIKCIHCGSANNCKKGRRKTLYRGKIQKFYCKDCKRFFTQDDGFYRMRNKPEIITMSIDMYVSNLSSRKMRNQLKRHFDHKISHVSILDWVRRYTLKVQKFIEKQSYNLGDRFYADETTIDCECRKDRFWCCLDWGTRLITGVHYSLAANPVEAQEFLKKAIAKGKPKYIQTDAGMFYPRAFRKMFYSNKFGGLVVEHRIQNYQETRIHNYRIETVFMKIKDRVLDFRGLKALWSAPILLNAVVIQHNFIENHCTTNEVPCETAGVKLGLGENRWLDLIRLSSS